The sequence GACCTGGGCTCTAGCCCGGACTCTGGCCCTACTTTATTGCGAGACCCAGGTGGGTCTGTGTGGCTGATCCCGCCTCTGGAAAGGGGGCTGTATGTGTAACCCAGGCCTGCTTGTCCCCCCTTATCCTCGCTAGTGGCAGCTAGTGCTTGATGAGCCAGCTGCAGCCTTGGCTAAAGGACATGtctcttttagctcatgcattaagctcctgagatcccaggtttgatcccggcTGATGCCAATCCGGGTCTGTCGGCTTGAGGCTAGCGCTTGCCTATCTCGGGTCCATGCTTTGTAATCCCCCAGCGAAAAGTGCTGGCCTTGGCACATTCCCTGCTCCCCCAATGCTCAGCGGTGGGGAGGAGGCTGCTGGGTTAAATCCTGGAGTGGGGGCCCTGCCTGCTTGGACGTCTTCCAGCTGATCGCCCCAGCTTGGGGAGAGCTTTATCAGCCGCTCACAGGCTGTGGAGTGGAGATCACCTTCCTGCAGAGAGAAAGCAACTGCCTGGCTTTATTCTGATTGGCTAGAAACTGGGTTGATTCAGGCAACATAGTCAGCAAATTAATATGGCAGGGGGTGTCCCAGTAGCATGGCCGCTaggagctgtgggtcaggagtgaggggcactggcagagcggtGGATGAGAAACTCCCTCTCTGCAGTAGCTGGGGCCGTCAAGCCCCATGCGTGTGGCAATGCCCCGTGTGCCCACTGATGCTCAgtaaggggctcagggctggggaagctgCCTCGGGTTTGCATGCAGCTCTCCAGAGACATCACACCAGAAATGCACCCTCTGCCCGCGTCTCACCCATACCCTTGTCTGCTTGCCCACCAGGGAGCGAGAACCAGGCGTCCGACTGCTGCCTGAGCCACAAGAATCGTCCCATCCCGCACCATCTCGTCTCCGCGTACAGAATCCAGAGTCCCGAGACAGGCTGCCGGCTCTCAGCTATTGTGTAAGTACCCGAGCCAGTCGCCCGGGGGAGCTCTGCGGGTGCGTGGGGCACCTCCAGAGATGGAGACTTGGTAATCCTGCCCTTCCCCATGGCTCAGGGTAATGTCAGGATGGGGGGAGCGGGGTTCTGGCTGTTCCGTCCCCCCATAGCAACTTCTGTCATAACTCAGGTTCATCACCAAGAAGAACAGGAATCTCTGTGCCCCGCCCAATGCTCGCTGGACTCTTGAcctgatggagaaactgaatggGAAAAAAGGACAAACCACAGCAGGCCGTGCTGGGAAACAGTCCCGCTCGAAGGGAACCAAGCTCCGGAAGCAGAGGAAGCCCCAGCACTAAGAGGTGGGGACGGCAGAGCCCCAGGGGGTGTCAGGCGCGGGGAGGGACGGGCCACCGCTGCTCTAGGGAGC is a genomic window of Dermochelys coriacea isolate rDerCor1 chromosome 5, rDerCor1.pri.v4, whole genome shotgun sequence containing:
- the LOC119856154 gene encoding C-C motif chemokine 21b — encoded protein: MTLRILLLLVAALCICKAQGSENQASDCCLSHKNRPIPHHLVSAYRIQSPETGCRLSAIVFITKKNRNLCAPPNARWTLDLMEKLNGKKGQTTAGRAGKQSRSKGTKLRKQRKPQH